caaagtaatttttttaaagaaattgccACTAATATTGTAAATTATGACAATTGACAATGAAGATGGAAATTCATTTCAGGTCAAACTATCACTTGCAACCTAGGACTGGGTCAATCATGGTCATATGGCCTTGAGACAGTtcaaattttaagcaaaaactGTGATTGATAAGAGCAATGTTAGGgatacaaaaaattttgacaattacTGACATGATAAGTTGTGATTGCAAAGTAACATCATTGGATTGATTATTAGCATCAATCACAGCATACTATCTCTTGTGAAAAAAGATAGTAAAAAAATTCTCTCCAGACTTATTGGATTGATAATTATACCATGCTGGAGTCCTTTGCTTCTCTCCTGCTTTGCTTGGAAGGCCACCTGAGTACCGGTTGTGATTTGAGGAAGAATACTTGTATGTAGGTGCAAAATCTATATCTCCCTCCTGCCAACCCTGAAATACTCTTGCATCTTTTTGTTCCCTCCGAAGCTGATCAAACTCTTGCAATGCTTTCCAGTCTTGCTTCTTTATCAGCTGCCTTGCAAAACTGTCCTCCAAGCATAGTCTATAGTTGAGATCCCCGAACCAGAATATCTGGCTATTCCACAGACATAatacatttcaatttattaaagATCAAAAATTTTGTTCAGCCTATATCATATAACTTTAACATTCTTCATCCTCTtcaaattatctttttattaaggtgttgaattttaatatttacttGGAATTCGAAATAGAAGTTTGatactgaaaatatttttgaatgttGAATAAGATTTGAAATGTAAAGATGTTACTGTATAACAGTAATGTGATGCGATTAGCGTTAAGATCTTGTTGAAATCCAATTTCTTCCTTAGTACAAGCCCAACAAATATCAAAGTAGATGAAGAATTTTATGGTCGTACTATTGACAAAAACTAAGcttgtcaaaaaaatttgatcTTAAGAAGGattgaaattcaaaatcataatttttagaCCTAAAAATACCGAACACCAACattgaacaaaacaatataaaatcTTATTGCTTATTTGTTTGGAGTAGGACCACTTACTCATGTCCCATGATATTAAGAGGGGGTGAACTATTATCAGTTTTAGCTGCTTGAGGGAAAGAAGTTCGCCTGAAAATCTCCGAGACTTGGTGATTCCTTCGGATTTCATCACCCTTTTTCTCACCAGAAGCCAAGTGAGCAGCAATGAAGCAAAAACTAGTTCCTTCAATTGACATGCTAACAGAAACCGCACCTTTGTTTCCCAAATAACCCATGATGCCACAAGCCACTGAACAAACTTTCACATTCGAAACGCAAAACTTCCTAAGCAATTCCCTCTTCATCCACACGCTTACAAAGACCCCAACCATCTTCTTGCTTGCCATTAGCTTGTACTTGCTGTTCCCGTTTAGCTTTTCACTTTGATTCCTTGATCTCTCTCTTGTTGGAGTCCCAATTCGGCCGCCAACACTGCTCCTCTTTTTCCAATTGGGACTCCCTGCGTAGTGGTAATTGTCACTTGAGATTATATTCAACATCGGTGTCAACCAAGGGGATCCATATTTGTTATTGAGAGTTTTTCCTATAAGCATGTTCCAATTTGTAGCTTCGGTTGGATCTTCGGCTCCTATTACATTTAGGGTCTTTAATGGTACAATCTCTTGAAATCTGCAAGAGGAATTTTCTTTGCTGTCAAATGAGTTCCTTTTTCTGACATAAGAGA
This genomic stretch from Castanea sativa cultivar Marrone di Chiusa Pesio chromosome 1, ASM4071231v1 harbors:
- the LOC142636009 gene encoding type I inositol polyphosphate 5-phosphatase 5-like isoform X1; the protein is MDIENQKSKTRRLSKWFKRKKKRADPFHLSEDSVEDESDDYLDNVLLRSREMDPTISINELRIFVGTWNVAGRSPVGSLAVDLDEWLNLKDAADMYVLGFQEIVPLKTLNVIGAEDPTEATNWNMLIGKTLNNKYGSPWLTPMLNIISSDNYHYAGSPNWKKRSSVGGRIGTPTRERSRNQSEKLNGNSKYKLMASKKMVGVFVSVWMKRELLRKFCVSNVKVCSVACGIMGYLGNKGAVSVSMSIEGTSFCFIAAHLASGEKKGDEIRRNHQVSEIFRRTSFPQAAKTDNSSPPLNIMGHDQIFWFGDLNYRLCLEDSFARQLIKKQDWKALQEFDQLRREQKDARVFQGWQEGDIDFAPTYKYSSSNHNRYSGGLPSKAGEKQRTPAWCDRILWYGRGIKQISYFRSESKFSDHRPVSGLFSTQVKMLSLPVQELLHCTPFFPP
- the LOC142636009 gene encoding type I inositol polyphosphate 5-phosphatase 5-like isoform X2; protein product: MDIENQKSKTRRLSKWFKRKKKRADPFHLSEDSVEDESDDYLDNVLLRSREMDPTISINELRIFVGTWNVAGRSPVGSLAVDLDEWLNLKDAADIFQEIVPLKTLNVIGAEDPTEATNWNMLIGKTLNNKYGSPWLTPMLNIISSDNYHYAGSPNWKKRSSVGGRIGTPTRERSRNQSEKLNGNSKYKLMASKKMVGVFVSVWMKRELLRKFCVSNVKVCSVACGIMGYLGNKGAVSVSMSIEGTSFCFIAAHLASGEKKGDEIRRNHQVSEIFRRTSFPQAAKTDNSSPPLNIMGHDQIFWFGDLNYRLCLEDSFARQLIKKQDWKALQEFDQLRREQKDARVFQGWQEGDIDFAPTYKYSSSNHNRYSGGLPSKAGEKQRTPAWCDRILWYGRGIKQISYFRSESKFSDHRPVSGLFSTQVKMLSLPVQELLHCTPFFPP